A stretch of DNA from Triticum dicoccoides isolate Atlit2015 ecotype Zavitan chromosome 2A, WEW_v2.0, whole genome shotgun sequence:
AATCTAGTAATTTCTTTTAGATTAAGTCTTACGTCTTGTTTGACCGGTGAAAGACTTCCTTTGTTGAAATGTTCTGTTCCCAAAATtcctaaaataaaaggaaaaaacttTCCACTTTCCTAAACTAAGGACGGGAAATAAGAAGGTGAGCATATCTTCTAAATTAATAATACTCAACTCAGCCCTTCCTAGAATGGGGTATTATCTGTCCCGATAAATAGATAATTCCAGGAGTAATAAATAGGAGTAAATTAAATAAAGTCACGTAACTGGTAGGTCAGCAAGGTACTTCTCCATTTATATTCCTAGTTTTACTCAGGATGACTATCATCAGATCACCAAAAATAGATACAGGAACCGCCAAAGCACAAAAAAAGTAGTGACTCGCTGATTACCTTGGATTAATTTTGTCAAGACCAAGAACCAGAGGAACCAACAAAAGAATAGGCGACCATGCTGATTGATCCTTATTGAAATCATAGCAAAGCTGAGCAGCAACATCAATGCAAACGACTGGAGCTCCACctctttcaccatcttcatcacccgaGACCacatagagtgccataggaaaacttTCATTCCTATTTATAACTTCAGGTTGCTCTCTGTTTGTGCGGATAAGGGTTTGCCATGCCCGACACATAGCATATGGACCCACCCATGATCCAGCAGCCAGACCGTAACTCTTTCCAGCTTGAAGTAAATTGTGAATGGAGAAAGCGCAGGCTTCAGAATCACCGAACAGGTGTAAGATCCTTATATATTCTGGGTTAGATGGCTGCATATGAACATTGACCACTATAAGAAACCCTACATTAAGAATTAAAAGACCACCATCACCTACTGTAACTGAATAGAAACACTTCAATTTTGCCTTTTGCATAGTGAGCAGCTCTATGAGATCAGAGTAGGGAAGTCATGTATCTTACATTCTGTGCGGGCTTTCTCCAAGACCTTCCAAGATGATGAAAAATCAGTGCCTGCAAAAAAAAGAAATGTGTCCAAAGCCCAATTTAGTAACAGCGCTACAGCAGCAGTGGTCAGTTAAGGAAGGGTTTCAAAACAAACAAATCAAGCGCAGACTCACCTGTGCAACCAGCATCTGACTGCTTCTAACCATGCAACCCCAGTTGACATCACTTGTGAGCTTGGAATCAGATATGGCATCAAAACCTGTGACCAAAAAAATGATCATGTCAACAGCTCGCCACCAACTCTGCCACATTGATAGTTTTAGTATACACATTGTTCTGTAAACAAGAACAGGCCAAACTAACCTTTCCTGTAGGTGATCCATATCCTTGACGAGAAGTCTTCCAAGAACGCAGCATGCCCGCCCTCAGAATCCGAGTCACTCGACGACTCCTCGGACGACAGCTTGTAGCATTTTCCAAGGAACTGGACGTCGGCGGTGGTCAGAGCCTTGCCGCATCCCAGGAAACGCCACATGGAGCCGCCACCCACAAACCGCCTCAGAACCCTCGACCAAGCATAGGACCCGGAGGCGTGCCCCCCTGACCTGCCTGACTGATCCTGGTCCGGCTCGAAGATGGTGAGAACGCTCGAGAGGATGGACGCCTTGCACTGCTTCGGGCCGCCGTCCTTCCTCTGCTCCTCTGGGGCAGAAGAAGTAGACGAAGAAGAAGAGGCTACGGCGGCGTCTCCCACGCACGACGATGATGGCGTAGGATTGGATGGTGGTGCTGCACCCCTCTCAGGCAAGCTCGTCATTACCTAGCGCGGCATGTGTGCGTCAATCAGGGCATCAGGCACCCACAAAATGTCCTACTAGTACAATCAGACAAGCGGGCATCAGAAGTCAGAATTGCAGCCTCCCTCATTCGAACTTAGAAGAACATGGTCAGAAGTCAGAACTAGTATAAAATAAACACAGGACAGAGGTTAACTAACACCAGCACACAGAGAAGCTCGGTACATGACCTACCTAGTACCTATACGCCATCCACAGAAGACTTAGCTCAGCCTGCAGATGTAAATGGGGACAGACAGGGCAACGCAAGGGAGTAGGACGAACAGGTTACAAGCAACCGCAATTGACATGTGTGCATGCATCGATCTGCTACCCGCAGTTCCGTaccaattcaatcatgcagtccaggTATCAGAAATGAGAACCGCAGCCCCATTCTAACTCCAGAACATGGCGAGAAGTCAGAACTAGTAAGTATGAAATGAACACAGGGCCAGAGGTTAACAGCGACACGCACCACACCGGGAAGCTGATGCTCGGAGACATGACCTACCTAGTACGTATACGCCATCAACAACCTAGCTTAGCCTGTAATTGCAATTGGGGGCAGGGCAACGCAGGCAGTAGGACGAACAGGTTACGGGCACCCGCAATTGACTAGATCATCGTCCACTAGCAGCAGACAGCACGAAACGGAATCGAGCCAATCCTACGAGCCCCGCGCGGAAGGGGAGCCCAGCTGGGGCATAGCATGGCGCGGCGGGCAGCAGCAGGAGAGCAGGGACTGGGGAGAGGGGAGAAGGGGGGAAGGGTCAGCTTACCCGCCTGCGATCCGAGGCGTGGGGGAGGGCGGTCGCGGGGGGgagcggccggcggcgagggatcCGGGCGGCGGAGGGCGCGAGGCGGAGGGGGGAGGAGGTGGCGTGGcgtggcggaggaggaggcggggtggGGAAGGAAGATGGGGACGGCGAGTCCTTCCTTGGGGGTGGCTTGGCTAGCTGCCCAGCTGCGGGAGGAGAGGGGAGGGAGGGGGTAGGTAGGCGGGCCTGGACGGGCCCACCGGGCAGCGGACCCGAATCCAAACGTGCTGGTGCTTGGGTCCGGGCGGTGCCGTGCGTGCGGACGGATGCTTTCCCCTAAGGATTTCGTCCCTCTATTCTtttatataaaaataaaaaaaattgtggggGAGAATCTGCAGCTGCACTGCACGGCACGGATTCCTCCCCGTTCCGTCCGGTTTCCTCAACAGCGACGAGAGGAGGAGACGATCAATGGGGAGGTGTGGTGTTGTGACACCATGGTTTTGAATTTCAGTCTCTGAAGTACTGTATATCCATCCGGTCGCCCAGGGGCGGAGCCGGAGCTAATGTCACGTTGATGTATCATTTTAACATGGCGTAACAAATCTGTAAttagatggttagagggactaTGGGTATCCCCGGCTCACATAAGATGAGTGTATATGCGTGATTGCGTCTATATTGTATTAAAAGAAAACATGGTGTAATTTGATCCTGAAAAAAACATGGCGTAATTTTTTCGAGCAACGGTGTACTAAATAAAACGTGTTTGGAGTCGGGCTCAGTTCTGCTCGAATATATCTTATGCAATCAAAACCGAAATTCTCTTCTCTTGTCTTGGGAACTTTGGGACTACAAGACTCAGTTGTTCTTGTTGTTGCTTGTTGGTACATATGGTGGCAACGAAAATAGTTGGAGAAAGAAGAATCGGTCGCAGGACGGCCCTGCCTTTGCAATTCAAGCCTTAACAGTTAAAACCTCCTGAAATATCATGGACAAATCCAAGAGCTGGCTGATGTAAACTGAATACAGATGCTTCTTTCCATGACAATGTTACATGTGCTGTTGGTGTTTTTCTTCGTAATAACATGGGGGAGGCAGTGGCTCGTGCGGCAACCTTTCTAAGTTATGTCCTTAATGCTGCCTCGGCTGAGGCCATTGCTTTACTAATAGGAATGGAGCTGGTAGAGAGTTTGGGATGCAGCCAGTTTACATTTCATTTGATTCATTGGAACTAATCAACATGCAATGGTGCTTCTCAGATTTTTCAGCCCTCATACACTTGCGGAATGTTTTGCAAAGGTCACGATGATCAAAGGAGCTTCTTTTTCTTACTGTCCCCGGGAGGCAAATTGTGTTGCTCACCAACTAGCGAAGCGCTCTTATGATTCTCAATGAGATTTTAATTGGGATGGTGATCCATCCTCGTTTCTGTTTCCCTTTGTTTTGAGAGATGTAACTCTTACCAGTTGGTTAATAAAGTTTGAGGCTAGTTCAAAAAACGTGTTTCATAGCTTCTAACACATGTTATCACACATACTACTACACATGTGAATTTTAACATCCTTAACCACACACGCGATCAAGAAGCGATCTACACAACCCTCagctaccgccgccgccgtcgccgctggtTCCCCTGCTCTCCGATGGCCGCTGCGGCGGCCGGAGGGTGGGGGAACCTTGGATCGGATGATCGGTTCCTGTAGGGTCCTCGAGTTCTTTGCCTCCGGTGTAGGAGCATCGATGGGATGGCGTTTGGAGTCGATCGTCGGGCAGCAGGCCTGGCGTGTTAAAGGTTTGTCTACGACGGCGGCGTTCAGTGCAGCTGATGATGTCACAGCATATTGATTTCACCAAGTCCCCCCTCCGCTTGATGAAGCTCAGTGAGATACGACTTCATTGGGGAACTTGTGAGTTTGTTGTCCCCCATCTCCGTCTGGCCGGAGCTGGGATTATCTCTCGTCCCTTCGCAGTACTAGCTTCTCCGGGACGGCGATCTCTCGAGATCGTGGTCGTCGGCATCTTTTGGTCTACGTCGACGACTTCCCAGTCGCAGCTTATACAAGTGCCTGGGTTTTTTCAAGATTTTTCTGACATGAGGTTTGCTACGCCGAAGGCCTAGAGACGGCGTCAAGCTTTGCTCCCGGCGTGCCATCGAGGGATGCGGAAGGAAGATTGTGCTGAACTTTTCAAGGACTTATGTtttatttctttgtataaggatgtACTTGTGAGGGCTCATTTCAGATAATATATGGCTTTATGCCTCTTCTGCCAAAAAAATGCACGTTTAATATAATGATGAGAGAGAGAGGTGCAACATTACTTTAACAAGATGCCTGGGGTCCAATTTTGCTTGATTTGTATGTATGGTGACCCATATCATAGGCAGACTAGTGCCATTTGGAGTCAAATTTCCACTTTTGTGTATGATAATCTGGGTATGCCCATGATCTGTATGGGAGATCTCAATGACATCATGTATGATACGGATGGATGTAATGGCACTGTGAATTACTTACGTATGAGTGCTTTTCGTTCTCTTGTTAAAAATTGTGGTTTTTTCTGACATAGGTTTTAGTGGTCCGGCGTATACTTGGCATGGCAATCAGCACACTTCTAAACCCATTTATCGTCGTCTTGATCGTTGTTTGGTCAATGCAGAGTGGTGCATGCAGTACCCTAATACTAAAGTTCTTAATCTGCCTATTATTCTTAGTGATCATGCTCCCATTTTAATGTCGATAGAGGGGAACTTTGTTAAACCCAAACaagcttttaaatctgagaattggTGGCTGATGGAAAAGGATTTTGCCAATTTTGCTAAATCTGCCTGGAAAATTTGTTCTCTTACTTCTTTTGCAGCCAAGACTTCTTCTTTGGCAGGTTCACTTAAAGTGTGGTGCAAGAAAAAGAAGTCCCTACAAAGTGATCTTTTGGAGCTAGAAGAACAGCTCAATCAGCTGCAACAGCTGCCATCTCAGCAGCAGGACCATGCTCTTGAAGGTGCTCTCACGGTCAGGTATGAGCAGACTATTTCCAAGCTTAATCAGTTTTACAAGCAACACAACAAGAAAAATTGGGCTGGGGCTGGAGAACGTAATACTAAGTTTTTCCACCAGGCCGTTGTTAAATGTAGGAAGCGTAATACTATTTGTTATATTAAGGATGAGAACAACATGCTGCATTTTAAACCTACGGCTATCACTAATACGTTTGTCAATTATTTTTGATATATTTTCTCCTCTCCTAATAATAATGCTGATAGACCTCATGAGTTCACTCAATGTCCTAATGATACTTTGGATCCAACTTATTCTCTTCGTAACAATCATGAGGTTTTGCACATTCTTAAAGACATGAAGTTAAATGCTTCTCTAGGGCCTGATGGTTTCAATGTTGAATTTTACTGGCTGCTTGGGATTTGATAGGGGATGAGGTTACTCAGCTTGTCGTCAATTTTTATCTTACTGCTGTTTGCCTCCTCACATTAATGATACAAATATTGCTCTCATTCCAAAGAAATTGGTTCCCCAAGTCCTTATGGACTATCGTCCTATTAGTATTTGCAATGTTGTTTACAAATTTATTGCGAAGTCGCTTCCTAACAGGATTAAACCTCACCTTCCTGATTACATAGATCTAGCTCAGCAAGCTTTTATTGAAGGTAGAAGAATTAGTGACAACATCATTATTGCCCAAGAGATTACTCACTCTTTCTCTTTGAAATCTTGGAAACATAATGCTTTCATGCTTAAAATTGATCTTGCTAAAGTGTTCGATCGTCTTGAATGGGGTTTCACTGTTTCTGCGCTTACACGTAAAGGGATGCATAGTCATTTTATAAATTTAGTTCATGCATGCATCTCTTCGCCCACGTTTTCTGTTGTTACTAATGGTCAACCATCTCATAAGTTTAAAAATTCTCGGGGTATTCGACAAGGTTGTCCTATGTCTCCTTATTTATTTGTCCTTGCTATTAATGAATTGTCCATTgctcttaatgaggctcttgcagcACATCATCTTCAGGGCATTTCCCTTGGACCAAACTGCCCCTCCATTCACTCTCTCCTTTTTGCAGATGACTTGTTGGTTTGTGGGCAAGCCACTCTTTAAGAGGCTACCACTATGGCTAATCTGATTCGTCAATTTTGTGCTATTTCTGGACAAATTCCGAACTAGTCCAAATCTGCCATTCTTTTCAGCACTCATGTGTCCTTCTAATGTTGTGCAAGATATTAAGCAATTTTTCCCTGATTCTTCCTTGGATGCTAATTTTACCCATCTTGGTCACCCACTGGTTCTTCCTGCTAAAAACAGGGTTGTTGCCTATAACTTTGTTCTCGATAAATTCTTGAATAAGTTGCCTTCCTATAAAGCCAACATGCTTTCTCATGCTGCCCGTCTTGAGTTGATTCGTTCTGTTTTTTCGGCCATCCATGTTTATTATATGGCTAATATATTGTTCACGGAGAAATTCATTGCTAAGCTTATGGCTATTATTAGAAATTTCTGGTGGAGAGGTATTAGAGAAAATGACTCCACACAAAGAGCCTTTGTCTTAGGGCATGGAAAGATATTTGCAATTCTAAAGATGAAGGAGGTCCGGGCATAAGGAATTTAAAGGCCATCAATGAAAGTCTTCTTCTAGCAGCTGCTTGGAGGTTAGCTAAATCTCACTCTTCTCATTTGTATCTTGTGCTCAAAGCGAAATATTTCCCAGCTACTTCCATTTGGACATCCACTGTTACTCCTCCAAAGTCTGCCTTTTGGGCTTCTATTCTAAAAATGTTACCCAAGCTTAGAACTCATTCTTTTTATCAAATTACGCAAGGTAACATTTCCATTTGAAGCATGCCTTGGTGTACTAATTGGAGTTCAATCCATGATCACCTTATACCACAACAAGCTGGTTTTTCTGTCTCCTGCTTTGGTTAAAGATCTTTGGCTTCCAAGACAAAAGATTTGGAATCATGCTTTTATTTGCTCGCTTTTCCAACAACCCATGACTTCTGCTATTGTTCAAACTCATATTGTTGTTGATGATGTTTCGGATTTGCTTTGTTGGGATCTTACTCCTGATGGCATTTGTTCTTCCAAATCTGCTTACAAAAACTGTGTTGGCAAGAAATCCATTCTAATCCTACACATGCCCCTAGTGTTGCTCCTTCGGTATTAAAAGATCTTCTTAAATTGTTTTGGAAACAAAAAACATTCTCCCTAGGGTGCAAACTTTTGCCTGGAGACTTCTGAGAAATGATTTGCCTACGGGATCGCGCACTGGTCGTTTCTCAATTCACATTTCTCAGATGTGTTGTCGATGTGGTCGGCAAGAGGATGAGTTTCATCTCTTCTTTCTTTGCCACTTTGCTCGTGCAGCCTGGTTCTCCTCTCCTTGGTTTCTTAAAGCGGATGTTTTGCTTCAAGGGCATTCTACGATGCATTTGGTGCTTACTTCCCTCATTCAAATGAGGCATCCACATGGTTCTGTTCCAAATATTCTTAATTTTCTGTGGTGTCTTTGGAAAGCTCGCAATGATTTTCTTTTTGATCGAAAGAAAGATCTTCCTTATCAAGTTAACATTGCAGCGGTTGCTTTGAATTTGGACTCTGATGATGTTCTTTCAAGTCTTTCTAATAAGCAATAGTAGATTCAAACATCATCTTGCTAACAATTAGCTTCCTTTGCAAGGTACCACGCTCAAGTCTGATTTGTTAATTGTCGGAGCAAATTTTTTTCTGATGCAACTTTCAGAACAAAGAAAGTCCCTAGTCTTCCACCAGGTGAAGTTGCCACAGGTGTTGGAATTTACATCTCAATTCCATTTGCTCAAGGAGAAATCAATGTTCAGGTTCAGGTCTCGGCAACATCTACTTCCACTCCTTTGCAAGCTGAAGCCATTGCTCTTTCTTATGCTCCTTATATAGCCTCTCAGCTTAATGTTGTTCATCCAACTTTTTTGACTGATTGTCTTTCTCTTGCCAAGTATGCTGCTCTGAGAAACACCTTGGACTCCTCTATTCCCTGGAACATTAGAAAGGATCTGGCCATTTTTCTCAAGCAAATTGCTTCCTTGCATCCGAAGGTGTTTCATATTTCTAGAGAGATTAATGGTATTGCACATAATCTTGCTCAACAGGTTTTTAGATCCACTGGTAACACTCAAGTTTGTTGCTTTGCTCGAACCCATTCTCCTAGATCCTGCCATGTTGTGCCTCTCCTATCAAAATTTCAAATTCCAGGTGTTAAATTACATACTGTGCACTGCTATTAGTATTTGGTCTTCTCACTATTAGCTTCTTTTCCTGTGCAAGCTGCTCTGTCATGTTTGTTTTTTCAGATTTTCATCTACAGGGCCCTTAGAACTATGCTGGACTTGGACTGTTGGAGATGCAAAGTATTTCTTCTTTGTTTTGCAGGTTGTGCGCATCTCTCGAATGCTGAATGAAGTTTCTCTCTTACAGGTCTGGCTTGCTGTAACTGCTCTTTTCGGCGCCTGCAAGCTTCTTATGTCAAGATGGACAGTTTTTGGAGTATCTAGCGGCTGCAGTGCTTGGTTGTTTTAAATTTCTTTTCCCCTTCAGGCCTGCTACCATGTTTCGGCTGCAGTATGTAATCCTGCTTCTCCTGATCATGTTGGTCATCGCATTGTGGTCCTTCCACTTTGCCTTATAGGATCTTTTCTTCAGCTCATTCTCATAGTTTCTGCTTATCCTCCCCTCTTATCATCTGCAGATCTATGTAACTCTCTTTGTACTATCTCTTTGAGCTGAATGAAATTAGGCACCTCTTGGTGCCTTTGcttgttcaaaaaaaaaacaagatgtcTTCTATTTCCAAATTATACAAAAGATATCATCACACACAAATATGACTCCTTTGTGACAATGACGACAGTTTATCTTTCAATTCTAATTGTCCGGGTGTATTGTGGCGATTCTTTTGAGTGCTATATCTGGAAATCTCCGTTGATTCTTCATTGGCACCTTTCCGAACACAACTGATGCATATTTCAAAATAACTCTGATTCTAACTTATTTTTCCTTGGCCATGAACCTTCTTTCCACTTTGGATTGACTTAACTTAATTCTTCTACTTATTGTTTTTCTTCTATTTTGAGTCCAAATAAGAAGAATAAAACTCATGAGAATATTTTTTAACATTCTTAAATTAAGTAATAGAAATAATAATGAAAGAACACAATACTTGTCGAATTAGCAATCATTTTGCTTTGAAATCCTTTCATTTAATTAGCCGGTCCTGCCTTTTTCTATGCTCCAATTTCTAATGCCTGTATTTAGCTTGGGTACCCCTTTAAATTGAGTTCATGTTCTCAAAAAATGGGGTTTAGCAATTTTTTCATGACTCTGAGGTTCAACTCAATCCATTGTTTCTTTCTTTTTCCGTCCGATACTAAAAATGGATTGAAAACGGTAAAATTTGTCTTGCACTATTTTTTTAAATGCTTGGATATTATTGCTAAGTTGGAAAAGCTATCATATATAGGTGCACATTGATGATACACAGGCATAAATCCTTATCAAGATCCCTAGGCTGcctaataaaaaaaattcaaggGTGCGGTTTAGCCAAACTCATCAATTCTCTAAATTAAAATCATGAAATGGTGTACCCATATTTGGAAAAATACTAACTGAATAAATCGGCTTCTCGCAACAAGCTTACATGGAGATTCAGAAAATTTCGCAATATAAGCAACTCGGGAGTTTCTTTTCCGAACTAATATTGCTATAATTAGGGCATTTTCTTCATGATACCTTGGGCAAGGATGGTGAGCGATGCCTGACTAGTGACTAGGTTGGCGTTTCACGGATGCTTGGCCGGTGGTGGCTTGAGTGCAGGCTGCAGCGTCGACGCGTCGGCCGTCCGCTGCAGTGGACTTGTTGCCTAGGTCGTGGGGGTGGAAAGGGTCGACCCACAGATGTGTGTGCGACTGTGTGTATCGATCAACAATTTTTCATTCTCTTGAGAAAGCCCTTCGATGTGTTTTCTAATCTGCTCTCCGTCGAAAATGCCCTAAGGTGAAAAAAAATACTGCTAGTTCGCTTCACGAGTATTGATTAACCCGGACCACTAGAATCGCTTGTTTGATGGTCTATATTTACCCGTCCTTCTGCCATTTGTTTTTCACATATTTCTTTATCCAGTGCTAACCGATGGGACCGCCTCGAGAGCAAATCGGAAAAACCCGCCCAGTGCGCACGACGGTTCAGTCTTGAAAAAACCCAGAATCAAAACCAACAAAAGAAACATCGTTCACGTGGCATGCCAACTCAGCACATAATTGgggaaaaattgcagtggggtaaaATCTTCACAACTCTGATCATTGGTTGTATAAAAATTGAGGATATTTTTTAAAAATATGGTACAATCTGTCACAAAGGCGAAAGTAGGGGTAAAAAGGGAGTTAATCTATACATATACCTATCTATACCTCTAtatttaggccctgtttggttcacaagtcctaggactttttctagtcccaactaaaaagtccctagtccctaaaaagtccctccctgtttgtttacAGAGACTAAAAAGTCCTTAGTCCTTTCCTagtggttattaaatgaccatgttgcccctagtatatagaaaaataacaatcaaacaacactatggggtggcgggccaatgaatgcgtggaggggcattgttggaaaagtcccaaaaagtctcaaaaaagactctccttgagagtcttcttcatttagtcccaaatgcctattttagtccctaaaaagtccctcccgtttggtaaaaaagtctctaagagggactttttctagtccctacacaaaaagtccctggaaacaaacacccactTATCTTCCCTAATAATAAACCAGCTCTGGTCGTCCGTCATCAGacattttgcaaaaaagtccctcaATTTATCAGAATTTAACCCGCAGTCCTATCTTAAGTGGATATCTAAGAAAATGTTTCGATTTTGCACAAAACACCCTGGCGTTCGGAGTATTCAACACGCGGTCCGAGCAGCTTTGTAAAGAAAAAAAACACAACCACACACGCACGGGCTCGCCTCCTCTCCCTCTTGCCGACgaagtcaccgccgccgccgcccacgccggccgcttccggcgagctccggcgccgcgAAGCACGGCCCCGAGCTCCCCATGCtccgcgcctccctcccctccggcCAGATTCTCATCTCCTGGCCTCTACCGCCCGCTCGCAACCACACCCCCGTGGCTAGGGTTCCGGGCAGTGCTTCGCCGGCACGTCTCCGGCGGCCCCAGGTTTGTCCCTCCTTCCTTCTTGGCCGGGATCCGCTACCCCTAGACCTCACCTTCTCTTCATTTCCTCTACTGCAGACGCAGATGGAGCACGCCATGGGAGTTCCCCATCCACCATGGTCGCCGtcgtcaagggcttcttcaaggaGATGTGAAGGACGCCATGGACCTGCAGCTACTCAAGGTTTTATTCCACCTTTCCTCTTATATCAAGTTCTAACAATACATTGGGGGAGTGGGGGCGGAGAAGGCACCCCacctgaattttcatttctcaagcCTCAAGCGGCGACAGTACCCGGTAACACGAGTACAGGGAGTGTTTTTTACTGGTTACGTCCAAAGTGGAGAGCTAAGAACAACAACCTCAAGGAAACTATACAGAGAGAGCTAGGAGGATTGGTTTCCAGTCCAGGAGTGAGCTCCTGTCTTTTGATTTGAAATGAAACGCCCACTGGGAGAGGTCTGCAGCTGCTGCTTTCGTGAGGCTGGTCATGGAGGGCGCATGCCCTGAGGTGGGTGTGTGTTAGCTCTGACGAGAAAACATATGAAGTTTCTGCTATTGTTAAGCCTGATGTCGAAGAGTTGGAAATGATTTGTGAATCTCTGTGCACGTAAATGGAACACTG
This window harbors:
- the LOC119357167 gene encoding cysteine protease ATG4B-like, with the translated sequence MTSLPERGAAPPSNPTPSSSCVGDAAVASSSSSTSSAPEEQRKDGGPKQCKASILSSVLTIFEPDQDQSGRSGGHASGSYAWSRVLRRFVGGGSMWRFLGCGKALTTADVQFLGKCYKLSSEESSSDSDSEGGHAAFLEDFSSRIWITYRKGFDAISDSKLTSDVNWGCMVRSSQMLVAQALIFHHLGRSWRKPAQNPSNPEYIRILHLFGDSEACAFSIHNLLQAGKSYGLAAGSWVGPYAMCRAWQTLIRTNREQPEVINRNESFPMALYVVSGDEDGERGGAPVVCIDVAAQLCYDFNKDQSAWSPILLLVPLVLGLDKINPRYIPLLKETFTFPQSLGILGGKPGASTYIAGVQDDRALYLDPHEVQLAVNIASDNLEADTSSYHCSTVRDMPLDLIDPSLAIGFYCRDKDDFDDFCSRASELAEQANGAPLFTVVQSVQPSKQMYNQDDGSGCSGYGVSDNIDTEDLDGSGETGEDEWQIL